A window of Diospyros lotus cultivar Yz01 chromosome 14, ASM1463336v1, whole genome shotgun sequence contains these coding sequences:
- the LOC127790541 gene encoding manganese-dependent ADP-ribose/CDP-alcohol diphosphatase isoform X1: MRLNDHNHTIVKINYACAIVSRKITVVLIGLLTLTMGSANGLVGAKGKQPLFSFGVITDVQYADIPDGRSFLGVPRYYRHSILVLQRAVQNWNNLQKLKFAVNCGDIVDGFCPKDQSLNAVKKVVSEFENFSGPVHHMIGNHCLYNLSRDKLLPLLKNPNLDGRAYYDFTPSPEYRFVILDGYDISAIGWPQEHPHTLEALKILGEKNPNSDKNSPAGLVGLERRFLKFNGTVGKEQLEWLDDVLQDATKLNQKVVICCHLSLHPGASSPAALLWNYDEVMGIVHRYNCVKVCLAGHDHKGGYSVDSHGVHHRVLEAALECPPGADAFGHIDVFDDRLLLVGADRMQSTEMIFAP, from the coding sequence ATGCGACTAAATGATCATAATCATACAATTGTGAAGATTAATTACGCATGCGCCATTGTGAGCCGAAAAATTACTGTTGTTTTGATAGGATTATTGACTCTGACTATGGGTTCTGCAAATGGATTAGTGGGTGCAAAAGGGAAGCAACCTCTGTTTTCTTTTGGGGTTATAACAGATGTCCAGTATGCTGATATTCCTGATGGACGTTCTTTCCTTGGTGTTCCTCGGTATTATCGACACAGCATTCTTGTCTTGCAGAGGGCAGTCCAGAATTGGAATAACCTGCAGAAGCTCAAATTTGCAGTCAATTGTGGGGACATTGTTGATGGGTTTTGCCCCAAAGATCAGTCCTTAAATGCTGTTAAGAAAGTTGTTAGTGAGTTTGAAAATTTCAGTGGTCCTGTCCACCACATGATTGGCAATCACTGCCTCTACAATCTCTCTCGTGACAAGTTGCTTCCATTATTGAAAAATCCCAATCTTGATGGCCGTGCATACTATGATTTTACTCCATCCCCAGAATATCGATTTGTAATCCTTGATGGCTATGATATCAGTGCCATTGGCTGGCCACAAGAACATCCGCACACTCTGGAGGCCTTGAAAATTCTTGGGGAGAAAAATCCAAATTCAGATAAAAACAGTCCGGCAGGGCTTGTGGGCCTGGAGAGAAGGTTCCTCAAGTTCAATGGAACGGTTGGAAAAGAACAACTAGAATGGTTGGATGATGTGCTTCAGGATGCAACAAAATTAAACCAGAAAGTTGTGATCTGTTGCCATTTGTCTTTACATCCTGGTGCATCGTCTCCAGCAGCCCTTCTCTGGAATTATGATGAAGTGATGGGTATTGTACACCGATACAATTGTGTGAAGGTTTGCCTAGCTGGGCATGACCACAAAGGCGGATACTCAGTTGACTCACATGGTGTCCATCATCGAGTTCTTGAAGCAGCCCTAGAGTGCCCTCCCGGCGCAGATGCATTCGGACACATAGATGTTTTTGATGACAGGTTATTGCTCGTTGGAGCTGATCGAATGCAGAGCACTGAGATGATTTTTGCTCCTTAA
- the LOC127790541 gene encoding manganese-dependent ADP-ribose/CDP-alcohol diphosphatase isoform X2 gives MGSANGLVGAKGKQPLFSFGVITDVQYADIPDGRSFLGVPRYYRHSILVLQRAVQNWNNLQKLKFAVNCGDIVDGFCPKDQSLNAVKKVVSEFENFSGPVHHMIGNHCLYNLSRDKLLPLLKNPNLDGRAYYDFTPSPEYRFVILDGYDISAIGWPQEHPHTLEALKILGEKNPNSDKNSPAGLVGLERRFLKFNGTVGKEQLEWLDDVLQDATKLNQKVVICCHLSLHPGASSPAALLWNYDEVMGIVHRYNCVKVCLAGHDHKGGYSVDSHGVHHRVLEAALECPPGADAFGHIDVFDDRLLLVGADRMQSTEMIFAP, from the coding sequence ATGGGTTCTGCAAATGGATTAGTGGGTGCAAAAGGGAAGCAACCTCTGTTTTCTTTTGGGGTTATAACAGATGTCCAGTATGCTGATATTCCTGATGGACGTTCTTTCCTTGGTGTTCCTCGGTATTATCGACACAGCATTCTTGTCTTGCAGAGGGCAGTCCAGAATTGGAATAACCTGCAGAAGCTCAAATTTGCAGTCAATTGTGGGGACATTGTTGATGGGTTTTGCCCCAAAGATCAGTCCTTAAATGCTGTTAAGAAAGTTGTTAGTGAGTTTGAAAATTTCAGTGGTCCTGTCCACCACATGATTGGCAATCACTGCCTCTACAATCTCTCTCGTGACAAGTTGCTTCCATTATTGAAAAATCCCAATCTTGATGGCCGTGCATACTATGATTTTACTCCATCCCCAGAATATCGATTTGTAATCCTTGATGGCTATGATATCAGTGCCATTGGCTGGCCACAAGAACATCCGCACACTCTGGAGGCCTTGAAAATTCTTGGGGAGAAAAATCCAAATTCAGATAAAAACAGTCCGGCAGGGCTTGTGGGCCTGGAGAGAAGGTTCCTCAAGTTCAATGGAACGGTTGGAAAAGAACAACTAGAATGGTTGGATGATGTGCTTCAGGATGCAACAAAATTAAACCAGAAAGTTGTGATCTGTTGCCATTTGTCTTTACATCCTGGTGCATCGTCTCCAGCAGCCCTTCTCTGGAATTATGATGAAGTGATGGGTATTGTACACCGATACAATTGTGTGAAGGTTTGCCTAGCTGGGCATGACCACAAAGGCGGATACTCAGTTGACTCACATGGTGTCCATCATCGAGTTCTTGAAGCAGCCCTAGAGTGCCCTCCCGGCGCAGATGCATTCGGACACATAGATGTTTTTGATGACAGGTTATTGCTCGTTGGAGCTGATCGAATGCAGAGCACTGAGATGATTTTTGCTCCTTAA
- the LOC127790542 gene encoding high-affinity nitrate transporter 3.1-like, with protein sequence MAAACGFLLVASVLLISSLAETCYGVTFSSLNRTLLLTASPTPGQVLKAGEDQITVAWSYNKTFPSGTDSTYKTVVVKLCYAPISQLDRAWRKTQDNLEKDKTCQFKITSKPYSPSNNSFTWAIEKEIPTATYFIRAYAINSRHVEAAYGQTTDAHKATNLFQVQAISGRHASLDIASVCFSAFSILSLFGFFYMEKRRAKLAQQK encoded by the exons atggcagcagctTGTGGGTTTCTTCTGGTGGCTTCAGTACTTCTGATATCTTCCTTGGCAGAGACTTGCTATGGTGTCACCTTCTCTTCCCTTAACAGAACTCTTCTGCTCACCGCATCACCCACTCCTGGAcaag TTCTAAAAGCTGGTGAAGACCAAATCACAGTGGCATGGTCCTATAACAAGACCTTCCCATCTGGGACAGACTCAACCTACAAGACTGTGGTGGTCAAGCTATGCTATGCCCCTATAAGCCAACTAGACAGGGCCTGGAGGAAGACACAAGACAATCTGGAGAAGGACAAGACCTGCCAATTCAAGATTACTTCTAAGCCATACAGCCCATCAAACAACTCCTTCACCTGGGCCATTGAGAAGGAAATCCCAACTGCAACTTACTTTATAAGGGCCTATGCCATCAACTCACGGCATGTTGAAGCTGCCTATGGCCAGACCACTGATGCCCACAAGGCCACCAACTTGTTCCAGGTTCAGGCGATCTCTGGGCGCCACGCGTCGCTTGACATTGCCTCGGTCTGCTTCTCAGCCTTCTCGATCCTGTCGCTGTTCGGGTTCTTCTACATGGAGAAGAGAAGGGCAAAGTTGGCACAACAGAAGTGA